In Bacteroidota bacterium, a single window of DNA contains:
- a CDS encoding SRPBCC domain-containing protein — MKNNLLFDFIVDKEKNTLTMRREFLANRQLVWDAHTKSELLNQWFAPKPLTTKTKVMDFKEGGSWVYAMVEPKGKEYWGRMDYEKIKPIEFYSGLDAFCDENGNRNPDLPRAKWNVYFKEHSENTIVETLIQYESLSDLETIIKMGMKEGITSTFESLDELLLTLKKKT, encoded by the coding sequence ATGAAAAACAATTTGCTGTTCGACTTTATAGTTGATAAAGAAAAAAATACGTTGACGATGAGAAGAGAGTTTCTTGCAAATCGTCAGCTCGTCTGGGATGCACATACTAAAAGTGAACTGCTTAATCAGTGGTTTGCGCCAAAACCATTAACAACGAAAACCAAGGTAATGGATTTCAAAGAAGGTGGGAGTTGGGTCTATGCAATGGTAGAACCTAAGGGAAAAGAATATTGGGGTCGTATGGATTACGAAAAGATCAAGCCGATAGAATTCTATTCAGGTCTGGATGCCTTTTGCGATGAAAACGGTAACCGAAATCCTGATCTTCCTCGTGCAAAGTGGAATGTATATTTCAAAGAACATTCTGAGAACACAATTGTAGAAACGCTTATTCAATATGAATCACTTTCAGATCTTGAAACAATTATTAAGATGGGTATGAAGGAAGGTATCACATCGACATTTGAAAGTCTGGATGAACTGTTATTAACACTAAAAAAAAAAACCTAA
- a CDS encoding SRPBCC domain-containing protein has product MEATKFRFRQTAADKQKAWDFYTKPEHIVKWNFASDDWQCPRATNDMRVGGKYSARMEAKDGSFGFDFEAVYDQIVPGEKFQYTMPDGRLVNVEFEKNGNSTNVKVLFDAESVNSLELQKGGWQTILDNYKKYAEKN; this is encoded by the coding sequence ATGGAAGCAACAAAATTCAGGTTCAGGCAAACGGCAGCCGACAAACAAAAAGCATGGGATTTTTATACAAAACCCGAACACATCGTGAAATGGAATTTTGCATCCGACGACTGGCAATGTCCCCGCGCAACAAATGATATGCGTGTTGGGGGAAAGTATAGTGCACGGATGGAAGCGAAGGACGGAAGTTTTGGATTTGATTTCGAAGCTGTATATGATCAAATCGTTCCTGGAGAGAAATTTCAATATACAATGCCGGATGGCAGATTGGTAAATGTTGAATTCGAAAAGAACGGTAATAGCACCAATGTTAAAGTGTTATTTGATGCGGAATCGGTTAATTCTCTGGAGCTTCAAAAAGGTGGGTGGCAAACAATTCTGGATAATTATAAAAAGTATGCTGAGAAAAATTAA
- a CDS encoding MFS transporter: MINRFIKDKESFLAFRYIDYRRFIFSKFMLTLALQIQFVVISWQVYQLTHDFLALGLLGLFEAIPAVTLALFGGYISDRNDRQKIVFIVMMMQMLCSVALVFISYHYTSNPNEVVTVFPYYVIMFFVGLLRGFYSPAQFPLMTQLVPREAYANSSAWNSTFWHIAVVVGSSIGGLLLAFFGANVVYIIVVLCLLLGVIQIYRIPPQPPQAVKQGESVKDSIKQGLSFVFNNQMIFGAMLLDLIAVLFGGATAMLPVFASEVLHVGETGFGILRAAPFVGSVAMALYMTKHPPLKNSGKKLLACVAGFSLCMIFFALSKNFYLSFAILVLSGAFDNVSVVIRSMIVQFFTPDEMRGRVSSVSTMFISSSNEIGAFESGFAAKLLGLVPSVVIGGSVAILSVGGAFAWLPKLRRLDLQDMMDKN, translated from the coding sequence ATGATAAACCGGTTTATTAAAGACAAAGAGTCATTTTTAGCCTTTCGCTACATTGATTACCGGAGATTTATCTTTTCCAAGTTCATGTTAACGCTTGCACTGCAAATACAGTTTGTAGTTATCAGCTGGCAGGTTTATCAACTGACACATGATTTTCTTGCACTTGGACTGTTAGGTTTGTTTGAAGCAATTCCTGCTGTTACTCTGGCACTTTTCGGCGGATACATTTCCGACCGAAACGACAGGCAAAAAATTGTTTTCATTGTAATGATGATGCAAATGCTTTGCAGTGTAGCATTGGTTTTTATTTCCTACCATTATACAAGTAATCCGAATGAAGTTGTAACAGTATTTCCATACTATGTAATCATGTTTTTTGTCGGATTGCTGCGCGGTTTTTACAGTCCTGCACAGTTTCCCTTGATGACACAGCTTGTTCCACGTGAAGCTTATGCAAATTCGTCTGCATGGAATTCTACTTTCTGGCATATAGCAGTTGTAGTTGGATCTTCAATTGGAGGATTGCTGCTGGCTTTCTTTGGAGCAAATGTTGTCTATATAATTGTTGTTTTGTGTTTGCTTTTAGGTGTGATTCAGATCTACAGAATTCCGCCGCAACCACCACAAGCAGTTAAGCAGGGTGAGAGTGTGAAAGACAGCATCAAGCAAGGTTTGAGTTTTGTTTTTAATAATCAGATGATCTTCGGTGCAATGCTACTGGATCTCATCGCAGTTTTGTTTGGAGGCGCAACAGCGATGTTGCCGGTCTTCGCCAGTGAAGTTTTACATGTTGGTGAAACCGGTTTTGGAATCCTTCGTGCAGCACCCTTTGTCGGATCAGTAGCGATGGCTTTATACATGACAAAGCATCCGCCTTTGAAAAATTCGGGTAAAAAGTTGTTGGCCTGTGTGGCAGGATTTTCACTCTGCATGATATTCTTTGCGCTAAGCAAAAATTTCTATTTGTCTTTTGCGATTCTTGTTCTCAGCGGAGCATTCGATAATGTCAGTGTTGTGATCCGTTCCATGATCGTCCAATTTTTCACGCCCGATGAAATGCGTGGCCGCGTTTCATCGGTAAGCACAATGTTTATCAGTTCATCTAATGAGATCGGTGCCTTTGAATCCGGCTTTGCTGCAAAACTTTTAGGCCTTGTTCCATCCGTAGTGATCGGTGGAAGCGTAGCGATCCTGTCAGTCGGTGGCGCATTCGCCTGGCTTCCTAAATTAAGAAGGTTGGATCTGCAGGATATGATGGATAAAAATTAA
- the xth gene encoding exodeoxyribonuclease III produces the protein MPKKNFRILSWNVNGIRAVWKKGFLEWLQKDDPDVLCLQETKAQIDQLGEEIRSVNNYKSFFFSAEKKGYSGVAVYSKVEPIAVRSGFNSPEFDSEGRVLEVEFENFVLYNVYFPNGGRGPERVKYKLDFYEQLFKRAEEMRKKKKNIVVVGDYNTAHKEIDLARPGPNMKTSGFLPEERAWVDKIIEMGYVDIFREFNSEPGQYTYWDVITRARERNTGWRIDYFMISEEMKKMAVNATIHPLVMGSDHCPIELEIKL, from the coding sequence ATGCCAAAGAAAAATTTTAGAATATTAAGCTGGAATGTAAATGGTATTCGTGCCGTCTGGAAAAAAGGTTTTTTGGAATGGCTTCAAAAAGACGATCCGGATGTTTTGTGTCTTCAGGAAACTAAAGCTCAGATAGATCAGTTAGGTGAGGAGATCCGTAGCGTCAATAATTACAAATCATTTTTCTTTTCTGCAGAAAAAAAAGGATATAGTGGAGTAGCAGTTTATTCAAAAGTTGAACCAATTGCTGTGAGATCCGGATTCAACAGTCCTGAATTTGATAGTGAAGGAAGAGTTTTGGAGGTAGAATTTGAAAACTTTGTTTTGTATAATGTTTACTTTCCAAACGGTGGCCGCGGTCCGGAAAGAGTAAAGTATAAACTCGATTTTTATGAGCAACTTTTCAAAAGAGCAGAAGAGATGCGTAAAAAGAAAAAGAACATTGTTGTAGTCGGAGATTATAATACTGCGCATAAAGAAATTGATCTAGCTCGTCCGGGACCGAATATGAAAACAAGCGGTTTTCTTCCCGAGGAAAGGGCTTGGGTCGATAAAATTATTGAAATGGGTTATGTTGATATTTTCAGAGAATTCAATAGCGAACCCGGACAATATACCTACTGGGATGTGATCACGCGTGCACGAGAAAGAAATACAGGCTGGCGAATAGATTATTTTATGATCTCTGAAGAAATGAAAAAAATGGCTGTGAATGCAACCATTCATCCATTAGTTATGGGAAGTGATCATTGTCCGATTGAACTTGAAATTAAGTTATAA
- a CDS encoding ABC transporter ATPase, whose amino-acid sequence MYLPSTALSENSRIWIYQSDRELTTEEQSNLRSELEKFVSEWTAHNVALSGSFEVLHDRFIVIMIDESKTSASGCSIDKCFNFLKKMESQMNVNFMNRLLLAYKDQDAIKLLPKNKFEELLKAGQLRKRQLFLII is encoded by the coding sequence ATGTATTTACCCTCAACAGCACTCTCCGAAAATTCAAGAATCTGGATCTATCAATCAGATCGTGAATTAACAACAGAGGAGCAAAGTAATTTAAGATCAGAATTAGAGAAATTTGTTTCCGAGTGGACAGCACATAATGTTGCATTGTCAGGAAGCTTTGAAGTCTTACACGATCGCTTTATTGTAATTATGATCGATGAAAGTAAAACATCAGCATCTGGATGTTCTATAGACAAATGTTTCAACTTTTTGAAAAAAATGGAAAGTCAAATGAATGTGAATTTCATGAACAGACTCTTGCTGGCATATAAAGATCAGGATGCAATAAAATTGTTGCCTAAAAATAAATTCGAAGAATTGTTAAAAGCCGGACAATTACGGAAGAGACAATTGTTTTTAATAATCTGA
- a CDS encoding toxin-antitoxin system YwqK family antitoxin produces MKSYKIVLLLLFPFTAFAQIPKSDQVKPFKVEDNFLNDTTFEKDNNDPQLVHMTIKNPKGTIVSQGSMKSNVKEGVWRNYSSTGLITSLEEFKNGKKNGSLLKFGPGTMISVDATYKDDSLHGQKTTYGTNNKIKSVENYVNGILHGNRKAYYDDGKLQEEATFKNGKKDGKAIWYLQNGQPSVEYTYSDGVLNGSAKEYNPKGAILREGKFVNDSEEGEWILHEDSNVTKKVIYKNGEITKSTIIATPKIK; encoded by the coding sequence ATGAAAAGCTATAAAATAGTTTTATTGCTGCTGTTTCCTTTCACAGCATTCGCCCAGATTCCAAAGAGTGATCAGGTAAAGCCATTCAAGGTTGAAGACAACTTTTTGAATGATACTACTTTCGAAAAAGACAATAACGATCCGCAACTAGTTCATATGACGATTAAAAATCCTAAGGGTACTATTGTATCACAAGGCAGTATGAAATCCAACGTTAAAGAAGGTGTCTGGCGGAATTACAGTTCAACCGGATTGATCACTTCTCTCGAAGAATTCAAAAACGGAAAAAAGAATGGTTCGTTATTAAAATTTGGTCCCGGAACAATGATCTCTGTTGATGCAACTTATAAGGATGATTCTCTCCATGGACAAAAAACGACTTATGGTACTAACAATAAAATAAAGTCAGTTGAGAATTACGTGAATGGAATCCTACATGGTAACAGAAAAGCCTATTATGATGATGGAAAACTTCAGGAAGAAGCAACATTTAAGAATGGAAAAAAGGATGGTAAAGCAATCTGGTATTTACAAAACGGACAACCATCAGTTGAATACACTTATTCCGATGGCGTTCTGAACGGTTCAGCAAAAGAATATAATCCGAAAGGTGCAATACTTCGCGAAGGAAAATTTGTCAATGATTCAGAAGAAGGTGAATGGATCCTTCATGAAGACTCAAACGTTACAAAAAAAGTAATTTATAAAAACGGCGAGATCACCAAATCCACCATCATCGCAACACCTAAAATTAAATAA